In Phragmitibacter flavus, a single genomic region encodes these proteins:
- a CDS encoding bifunctional heptose 7-phosphate kinase/heptose 1-phosphate adenyltransferase, whose amino-acid sequence MTSADLDRFRQCRILVIGDVMLDRFVRGNVRRISPEAPVPVVEVVEETLNPGGAANVACNLARFTPLVSLMGRVGKDSQSADLSFLLEADGVATSTLLISDSIPTISKARIVARQQQIVRVDREKLVWLTDEEISEVSHRLGSIINELDAIIIEDYGKGFVTEALVNAVTAIAAEHKVLITVDPSPRNPLNWSGVDLVKPNRLEAFAAAGLEDHHFDVSPGENSELLEVGRILLEKWQVPQVLVTLGEQGMMLFRRDQAPHCIPTCAQEVYDVSGAGDTAIAILTLALAAGKSSEEAADIANQASGIVVGKLGTACVSPEELLAAYAS is encoded by the coding sequence GTGACTTCCGCCGATCTCGACCGCTTCCGCCAGTGCCGCATCCTTGTCATCGGCGATGTCATGCTCGACCGTTTTGTGCGCGGCAACGTGCGCAGGATTTCTCCCGAAGCGCCCGTGCCGGTCGTTGAAGTGGTTGAGGAAACTTTGAATCCTGGCGGCGCGGCCAACGTGGCGTGCAATCTCGCCCGCTTCACTCCGCTGGTGTCGCTCATGGGTCGTGTGGGCAAGGACAGTCAGTCCGCCGATTTGAGTTTTCTCCTCGAAGCAGACGGCGTTGCCACCAGCACCCTGCTCATCAGTGACTCCATCCCCACCATTTCCAAAGCCCGCATCGTGGCGCGTCAGCAGCAGATCGTGCGGGTGGACCGCGAGAAGCTGGTGTGGCTCACCGATGAAGAGATCAGCGAAGTGAGTCATCGACTTGGTTCCATCATCAACGAACTGGATGCCATCATCATCGAAGACTACGGCAAAGGTTTTGTCACCGAAGCGCTCGTCAACGCCGTGACCGCCATCGCCGCTGAGCACAAGGTTCTCATCACAGTGGACCCTTCCCCGCGCAATCCCTTGAATTGGTCGGGTGTCGATCTGGTGAAACCGAACCGCCTGGAAGCTTTTGCCGCAGCCGGACTTGAAGATCACCATTTTGACGTCTCACCGGGCGAAAACAGCGAACTGCTCGAAGTCGGCCGCATCCTGCTTGAAAAATGGCAGGTGCCGCAGGTTCTTGTCACCCTGGGTGAACAAGGCATGATGTTGTTCCGACGCGATCAAGCTCCGCATTGCATCCCCACCTGCGCCCAGGAGGTCTATGATGTCTCGGGTGCTGGAGACACTGCCATCGCCATCCTCACCCTTGCCCTCGCCGCGGGCAAAAGCTCCGAGGAAGCCGCCGACATCGCCAACCAAGCCAGCGGCATCGTTGTCGGCAAACTGGGAACCGCCTGTGTGAGTCCCGAAGAGTTGTTGGCAGCCTACGCCAGCTGA
- a CDS encoding 3-deoxy-7-phosphoheptulonate synthase, producing MLRIPTDQTELFNMSDKHRTDDLRIEDIRDLVSPGVLMDEIALGEAEQDLVTRSRQAAEEILIGKADRLLVVAGPCSIHDAESALEYADKLKIARDRYADDLEIVMRVYFEKPRTTVGWKGFINDPRLDESFDINTGLREARSLLTRIAKLGVPAGTEFLDVITPQYIADIVAWGAIGARTTESQVHRQLASGLSMPVGFKNGTDGNIQIALDAIAAAQGSHVFLSVTKSGHAAIVKTRGNEACHVILRGGKASPNYDAASVANAVAQLQARGLPPHLMVDCSHGNSLKDFNRQPLVARDIAQQIASGGRGITGVMIESHLKAGRQEIQPGEKPAYGLSITDACVSWETTEGVLEELAAAVRTRRAKA from the coding sequence ATGCTGCGTATCCCCACCGACCAGACCGAACTATTCAACATGAGTGATAAACACCGCACCGACGACCTGCGCATTGAAGACATCCGCGATCTTGTTTCACCAGGAGTGCTGATGGACGAAATTGCGCTCGGTGAAGCCGAACAGGATCTTGTCACACGCTCACGCCAGGCAGCCGAAGAAATTCTGATTGGCAAAGCCGACCGCCTCCTGGTCGTTGCCGGGCCCTGCTCCATCCACGACGCCGAATCCGCACTCGAATACGCCGACAAACTCAAAATCGCCCGTGATCGTTACGCGGATGATCTCGAAATCGTCATGCGCGTCTATTTTGAAAAACCGCGCACGACCGTCGGCTGGAAAGGTTTTATCAACGACCCGCGTCTGGACGAGAGTTTCGACATCAATACCGGCCTTCGCGAAGCCCGCAGCCTGCTCACCCGCATCGCCAAACTCGGCGTTCCCGCAGGCACCGAATTTCTCGATGTCATCACGCCGCAATACATCGCCGACATCGTCGCCTGGGGTGCCATCGGAGCCCGCACGACGGAAAGCCAGGTGCATCGTCAGCTCGCTTCCGGCTTGTCCATGCCGGTCGGATTCAAAAACGGCACCGACGGGAACATCCAGATCGCTCTAGATGCCATCGCCGCCGCCCAAGGCTCACATGTCTTCCTTTCGGTCACCAAAAGCGGCCACGCCGCCATCGTGAAAACGCGCGGCAACGAGGCCTGCCACGTCATCCTGCGCGGCGGCAAGGCATCACCCAACTACGATGCGGCTTCCGTCGCCAACGCCGTCGCCCAGCTTCAAGCCCGGGGACTTCCTCCTCATTTGATGGTCGATTGCAGCCATGGCAACAGCCTCAAGGACTTCAACCGCCAGCCCCTGGTAGCGCGTGACATCGCCCAGCAAATCGCATCGGGCGGACGTGGCATCACCGGCGTGATGATTGAAAGTCATTTGAAGGCCGGTCGTCAAGAAATCCAACCTGGCGAAAAACCTGCTTATGGTTTGAGCATCACCGACGCATGCGTCTCCTGGGAAACCACCGAAGGCGTCCTCGAAGAACTTGCTGCCGCGGTTCGCACCCGTCGCGCCAAAGCCTGA
- the nusG gene encoding transcription termination/antitermination protein NusG, with protein sequence MSDPTQPQWYCIHTKPKCEHLAAAALSQFDEVETYCPRLRFQRSTPRGKVWFIEALFPSYFFARFVYAESYRAVRHAHNVIRIVDFGGKTVSIPDQVIADLRVEMLDQEVREIHQGVQVGDTVEVAEGPMRGLKGIVESIANGADRVRVLLEFLGRSNIIEVPASKVLSDRAVRDMMTTR encoded by the coding sequence ATGTCCGATCCTACTCAACCGCAATGGTATTGCATTCATACAAAGCCAAAATGCGAGCATCTGGCCGCCGCTGCCCTCAGTCAATTTGACGAGGTGGAAACCTACTGCCCACGTCTGCGCTTTCAACGCAGCACGCCCCGCGGAAAGGTTTGGTTCATAGAGGCCCTTTTTCCCAGCTACTTTTTCGCGCGATTCGTCTACGCCGAGAGCTACCGGGCGGTTCGCCATGCGCACAACGTCATCCGCATCGTCGATTTCGGCGGCAAAACGGTCAGCATTCCCGATCAGGTCATTGCCGATCTGCGCGTTGAAATGCTCGACCAGGAAGTCCGCGAAATTCACCAGGGCGTGCAGGTTGGCGACACCGTCGAAGTGGCCGAAGGGCCCATGCGCGGACTCAAGGGCATCGTGGAGAGCATTGCCAATGGAGCGGACCGCGTGCGTGTGCTCCTCGAGTTTCTTGGACGCTCCAACATCATTGAGGTGCCTGCTTCCAAAGTGCTCAGTGATCGTGCGGTGCGTGACATGATGACCACGCGTTAA